A region of Sulfuricella denitrificans skB26 DNA encodes the following proteins:
- a CDS encoding trans-sulfuration enzyme family protein, which translates to MPQPIKVHSQHPPGGRCTLYALYAEELSFCLGLDRRVVHTDRRDAHGEGFPALLVKGVALQPSDGVILSPEDICAALASAGLDLSAVPDLAARLEAIQERFLEGVECNDKSEGLSTRCIHAGEIKDAHGSPHTPIYTTTTFKFDSTADLLDVVEGRKAGSLYTRYGLNPTLFSLEEKLAALEGAEAAWVFSSGMAAEASLFFAHGRKGVVCIGDAYGGTMELLSSQLPELGIPTYFLLGSELDGLKTYLEAGASLVFFETPTNPTLEVLDIRKICAIAHEHGALVAVDNTFASPVNQSPLALGADFVVHSATKYLGGHSDITAGALMGSKHLLASVWGWRKNLGQMPAPETASLLARSLRTLVVRVERQNATAQVVAKVMSRHPKVARVLYPGLPDFPGHGVARSQMQGFGGMLTIEVKGAYEDAVRAVDKLKLFAIAPSLGGVESLVTMPVTTTHHGLATEERVRRGISDTMIRLSIGLEDAADLIADLEQAFG; encoded by the coding sequence ATGCCGCAACCGATCAAGGTTCATTCCCAACATCCGCCCGGGGGGCGCTGCACGCTATACGCTCTTTATGCCGAAGAGCTGTCGTTCTGTCTTGGCCTGGACCGGCGCGTTGTTCATACTGACCGCCGCGACGCGCATGGCGAGGGCTTTCCCGCGCTGCTGGTAAAGGGGGTGGCGCTACAGCCATCGGATGGCGTAATCCTGTCACCGGAAGATATCTGCGCCGCGCTGGCGAGCGCCGGGCTGGATTTGAGTGCCGTACCGGACTTGGCCGCGAGATTGGAAGCCATTCAGGAACGCTTTCTCGAGGGGGTTGAATGTAACGACAAATCCGAGGGGCTTTCCACCCGCTGCATCCATGCCGGGGAAATCAAGGATGCCCACGGCTCGCCGCATACGCCGATCTACACAACCACCACGTTCAAGTTCGATTCCACCGCCGACCTGCTCGACGTGGTGGAGGGTCGCAAGGCGGGCAGCCTGTATACTCGCTACGGTCTGAACCCCACCCTCTTCAGCCTGGAAGAAAAGCTGGCTGCTCTGGAAGGAGCAGAAGCGGCTTGGGTCTTTTCTTCCGGCATGGCGGCGGAAGCTTCGTTATTTTTTGCCCATGGTCGTAAGGGCGTGGTCTGCATCGGGGATGCCTACGGCGGCACCATGGAGCTTCTTTCCAGCCAGTTGCCGGAACTCGGCATCCCCACTTATTTTCTTCTCGGCAGCGAGCTGGACGGGTTAAAGACCTATCTGGAAGCGGGCGCAAGCCTGGTGTTTTTCGAAACGCCCACTAATCCCACCCTGGAAGTGCTGGACATCCGGAAAATCTGTGCTATCGCCCACGAGCATGGCGCCCTGGTCGCGGTGGACAATACTTTTGCCTCGCCGGTGAATCAGAGCCCGCTTGCTCTGGGTGCGGATTTCGTGGTTCACAGCGCCACCAAGTATCTCGGCGGCCATAGCGACATTACCGCTGGCGCCTTGATGGGATCAAAACACCTTTTGGCCTCGGTGTGGGGCTGGCGCAAAAACCTGGGTCAGATGCCCGCGCCTGAAACCGCATCGCTTTTGGCGCGCAGCCTGCGCACCCTGGTCGTGCGGGTGGAGCGGCAAAACGCCACGGCGCAAGTCGTGGCCAAAGTCATGTCGCGCCATCCCAAGGTGGCGCGGGTGCTTTATCCCGGTTTGCCAGATTTCCCCGGCCATGGCGTGGCCAGGTCCCAGATGCAGGGTTTTGGGGGCATGCTGACGATCGAGGTCAAAGGCGCTTATGAAGATGCGGTGCGGGCGGTGGACAAGCTCAAGTTGTTCGCCATCGCGCCCAGTCTGGGTGGTGTGGAGAGTCTCGTCACCATGCCGGTGACGACGACCCACCATGGCCTGGCGACTGAAGAACGAGTGCGGCGCGGCATTTCTGATACCATGATCAGGCTCTCCATCGGCCTGGAAGACGCCGCCGACCTGATCGCCGACCTGGAGCAGGCGTTCGGATGA
- a CDS encoding class II glutamine amidotransferase, whose protein sequence is MCELFGMSASQAMTARGALCDFRLRGGLAADNPDGWGLAWWESGVFRLAKEPLPAHQSVPFALLCETTRSNLIVAHVRKARFPPVNTMDNTHPFQRVCCGKEWVFAHNGLVPDIVEIERANNSSVCHPTGETDSEYAFCHLLSHISQNILASPAANANFSFPIVAMISELIASHGQFNFLMSDGEHLIAYGHDRLHYLEQGGSDSLGGATADKVMIATEPLSGDGIWIAFEPGELRIYRLGKIVGQILTRPSSLIVDLEELPA, encoded by the coding sequence ATGTGCGAGCTTTTTGGGATGTCTGCCAGCCAAGCCATGACAGCAAGAGGCGCACTCTGTGATTTCCGTCTGCGTGGCGGACTGGCGGCGGACAACCCTGACGGATGGGGACTCGCCTGGTGGGAGAGTGGTGTTTTTCGTCTTGCCAAGGAGCCGCTGCCGGCACACCAGAGCGTGCCGTTCGCACTTTTGTGCGAAACCACGCGCTCGAACCTGATTGTCGCTCATGTGCGCAAAGCCCGGTTTCCGCCTGTCAACACCATGGACAATACGCATCCATTCCAGCGGGTGTGTTGCGGGAAAGAATGGGTGTTTGCCCACAATGGGCTGGTGCCCGATATCGTGGAGATAGAGCGCGCAAATAACAGTTCGGTCTGTCACCCGACAGGAGAGACCGATTCGGAGTATGCCTTTTGCCACCTCCTGAGCCATATCTCCCAGAACATTCTGGCATCCCCTGCCGCGAATGCAAACTTCTCGTTCCCCATCGTGGCGATGATCAGTGAATTGATCGCCTCGCACGGCCAGTTCAATTTCCTTATGTCGGACGGGGAGCATCTGATCGCATACGGCCATGACAGGCTCCACTATCTGGAACAGGGAGGCTCGGATTCCTTGGGCGGCGCCACTGCCGATAAAGTCATGATCGCCACTGAGCCTTTATCTGGTGATGGCATCTGGATCGCTTTCGAGCCGGGGGAGCTGCGAATTTACCGACTCGGCAAAATAGTGGGGCAAATCCTGACTCGGCCATCCAGCCTGATTGTCGATCTGGAGGAGTTGCCCGCATGA
- a CDS encoding cysteine desulfurase family protein has protein sequence MNAPVYLDYNATTPVAPEVADAIEPYLREHFGNPSSSHIYGLRAKAAVAQARGEVAALIGARPEEIVFTGCATEANNLAIQGAARALSGTKRHLITSAIEHPSVMQPFLKLREEGWEVTILPVDRNGRVSPIAVERAIRPDTALVSIMHANNEVGTIQPIEEIAQITRPKGILLHTDAAQSAGKIQVIAQKLGVDLLTLAGHKFYAPKGVGALYVRMGTPLTPLQVGANHEHGLRPGTENVPFIVGLGAAAKLSRKRLLKAQAHLKTRRDQLHAHLQAEIPRLALNGHAEERLPNTLNVSFPGVSGHKLLEAVALDLAASTGSACHSGDHAVSGVLGAMKVSTARAIGAVRLSVGIYTTPADIDRAGMALIAAWKVLRA, from the coding sequence ATGAATGCTCCAGTTTATCTCGACTACAATGCCACCACCCCGGTGGCGCCGGAGGTGGCGGACGCCATCGAGCCTTATCTGCGCGAACACTTCGGCAACCCGTCTTCAAGTCACATTTACGGACTGAGGGCGAAAGCAGCGGTGGCGCAGGCAAGAGGGGAAGTGGCGGCGCTGATCGGAGCCAGGCCGGAGGAAATCGTCTTCACCGGCTGCGCCACCGAGGCTAACAATCTGGCTATCCAGGGTGCTGCGCGGGCGCTATCCGGAACGAAAAGACACCTCATCACCAGCGCCATCGAGCATCCCTCGGTGATGCAGCCCTTCCTCAAGCTGCGCGAAGAAGGCTGGGAAGTGACGATCCTGCCGGTGGACAGAAATGGTCGGGTCTCTCCAATTGCGGTGGAGCGGGCCATAAGGCCTGACACAGCCCTGGTTTCCATCATGCACGCCAACAATGAAGTGGGCACCATTCAGCCCATCGAGGAGATCGCGCAGATAACGCGGCCCAAAGGCATTTTGCTGCATACCGATGCCGCCCAGTCTGCTGGCAAGATACAGGTCATTGCACAAAAACTCGGTGTTGACCTGCTGACGCTGGCCGGGCACAAATTCTATGCCCCCAAAGGCGTGGGAGCGCTTTATGTCCGCATGGGTACGCCGCTGACCCCGTTGCAGGTGGGGGCCAACCATGAACATGGCTTGCGGCCGGGAACTGAAAATGTGCCCTTCATCGTCGGCTTAGGCGCTGCGGCAAAACTTTCTCGCAAGCGGTTACTCAAGGCCCAAGCCCATTTAAAAACACGGCGCGACCAACTGCATGCGCATCTGCAAGCAGAAATTCCGCGTCTCGCCCTGAATGGCCACGCTGAGGAGCGTCTGCCCAATACCCTGAATGTTTCATTTCCAGGTGTGAGCGGCCACAAGCTGCTGGAAGCGGTTGCGCTAGACTTGGCTGCCTCTACCGGCTCCGCCTGTCATTCCGGAGACCATGCCGTGAGCGGCGTGCTGGGGGCGATGAAAGTCAGCACCGCACGGGCTATTGGCGCGGTGCGCCTGTCGGTCGGAATCTATACCACACCGGCCGATATCGACCGGGCGGGAATGGCGTTGATTGCCGCCTGGAAGGTGCTGCGTGCCTGA